The genomic window GCGCCTCGTCGTTGAAGGCCCACAGGTCCTCGATGCTGCCGCCGCCACGGCAGACGATGAGCACGTCGGCGAGGCCGCTGTCGCCGGCCTGGCGGACCGCAGCGGCGATCTGCGCGCCGGCGCCGTCGCCCTGCACCGGCGTCGGGAAGATGGTCACCGCGACCTGCGGCGCGCGCCGGCGCAGCGTCGTCAGCACGTCGCGCAGCGCCGCCGCCTGCAGCGAGGTGACGATGCCTATCCGCCGCGGAAAGAACGGAAGCGGGCGCTTGCCCTCGGCGGCAAAGAGGCCCTCGGCTTCGAGCTTCGCCTTCAGCTTCTGGAACTGCTCGAAGAGGTTGCCGACGCCGGCGCGGCGCATCGTCTCGACGTTCAGCTGGAACTCGCCGCGCGCCTCGTAGAGCGTGACCAGCACGCGCGCCTCGACGTGCTGGCCGTTGGCCAGCCGCCAGCCGAGCAGCTGGTTGCGGCCGCGGAACATCACGCAGCGCACCTGCGCGGCTTCGTCCTTGAGCGTGAAATAGGCGTGGCCGGAGGCGGCGACGGTCAGGTTGGAAATCTCGCCGGCCACCCAGCACAGCGGGAAGCCGCTCTCCAGGCGCTCGCGGACGAGACGGTTAAGCGCCGCAACGCTCAGCGGGGAAAAAGGGGCTGCATCGGCCATGCCTGCATTCTATCCGATGCTGATATGCACATCCCGTGCGGCTTTCTGGGCGGTTGTCGGCGCGGCCGCCGCCCGGCGCCTCGGTTTGTGTGTAAGTGCATGAAAAATAAAGATTTGTTTCCTCGCCTTTTTTCTGTGCAAAGTAAGAAAAAGCCTTGCGGCAAGGCCATTTAGACAATCTTGTGACAATCAATCCACATACTTATCCACAGTTTTTGTGGATAAGCCGGCGACGGCGCCTCCGGCGCGCCGGCAGGCGAGCGGCCACTCCGGTGAAGCCCTTGATCTCGGCTAAACATTAGAATATGCTTATATACATGAAAAGACATCTACTGCTCCTCCTTGCCCTGCTTCCCTCGTTGCTGCCGGCGCCGGCAGCCGCCGACGAGCCGCTCGCGACCGCCGTCGTCCGCCCGCGGTCGGTCGCCGCCGGACTGGCGGCCGAGGGGGTGGTCGAAGCCCTGTCGCAGGCGACGGTCGCCGCGCAGGTGGCCGGCCGCATCGTCGACATGCGCGCCGACGCCGGCCAGCAGGTGCGCAAGGGCGAGGTGCTGCTGCGCATCGATGCGCGCGAGGCCGCCGAGGCGGCCGCCGCGGCGCGCTCGCAGCTGGCGGTGGCGCAGGCGCAGTTCGAGCGCAGCCGGCAGCTGCGGCAGCAGAACTTCATCAGCCAGGCCGGCTTCGACAAGGCCCGGGCCGACTACGACGCGGCGCGCGCCGCGGCGGCGCAGGCCGGTGTCGGCCTCGGCCATGCGACGGTGACGGCGCCGATCGCCGGCGTCGTCGCCCGCCGCCACGCCGAGGCCGGCGAGATGGCGGCGCTCGGCCGGCCGCTGCTGACGCTCTACGATCCGTCGGGGCTGCGCGTCGTCGCCAGCATTCCGCAGCAGCGCCTGCGCGAGGCGCGCGCCGCGACCCGGGCGCGCATCGAGTTTCCCGAGCTGGGCCGGGTCGTCGAGGCGGCGTCGGTACAGCTGCTGCCGGCGGCGGATGCAGCGACGCACGTGACGCCGGTCCGCCTCAACCTGCCGCCGAACATCGACGGGCTGATCCCGGGCATGGCCGCGCGCGTGACCTTCGTCACCGGCGAGGCCGAGAAGCTGCTGGTGCCGGTCGCCGCGCTGGTGCGCCGCGGCGAGGTGACCGCAGTGTATGTCGCCGGCGAGAAAGGGCCGGTGCTGCGCCAGGTGCGTCTCGGCGAGCCGGCGGCGCCGGGCGAAGTCGAGGTGCTCGCCGGCCTCGCCGCCGGCGAACGGATCGTCCTCGATCCGGCGCGGGCGGCGATCGCGCTGCGCGCGGGGCGCTGACGATGAAGCCGGCCCTCGGTCTCTCCGGGCGTATCGCCGCCGCCTTCCAGGGCTCGCCGATGACGCCGCTGCTGGCCCTGGTCGCCTTCCTGCTCGGGCTGTTTGCGGTGCTGGTGACGCCGCGCGAGGAGGAGCCGCAGATCGACGTGACCATGGCCGACGTCTTCATCCCCTTTCCCGGGGCCTCGGTGCAGGACGTCGAGTCGCTGGTGGCGACGCCCGCCGAGCAGGTGCTGTCGCGGATCGCCGGGATCGAGCACGTCTATTCGGTGTCGCGGCCGGGCATGGCGATCGTCACCGTGCAGTACGAGGTCGGCGTCAAGTTCCAGGAGGCGGTGGTCCGCCTCTACGACACGATCCACTCGCACCGCGACTGGGTGTCGCCGAACCTCGGCGTCGGCGAGCCGGTGATCAAGCCGAAGGGGATCGACGACGTGCCGATCGTCGCGCTGACCTTCTGGAGTGCCGATCCGGCGACCGGCGCGCATCAGCTGCAGCAGGTGGCGCGTGCCGCCGAGATCGAGCTGAAGCGGATTCCGGGCACGCGCGACGTGGCCACGATCGGCGGTCCCGAGCGCGCGCTGCGCGTGCTGCTCGACGCCGAGCGCATGAACGCCTTCGGCGTCACGCCGCAGGACCTGCAGGCCGCCCTCCGCCTCGGCAACACGCGGCAGCCGAGCGGCGCGCTGGTCGCCGGCGGCAGCGAGTGGCTGGTCGAGACCGGCGCCTGGCTGGAGAACGCCGCCGACGTCCGCCAGCTGGTGGTCGCGGTGCGCGGCAGCGGCGCCGAGCGCAAGCCGGTGTACGTCGCCGACGTCGCCCGCGTCGACCTCGGGCCGGAGACGCCGACGCGCTACGTCTGGCACGGCAGCAAGGCCGGCGAGCAGCCGGCGGTGACGCTGCAGATCTCGAAGAAGCCCGGCGTCAACGCGGCCGACGTCGCCGCGGCCGCGCTGCGCCGCATCGACAGCCTGAAGGGGACGCTGATCCCCGACGGCGTCGAGGTGACGGTGACGCGCAACTACGGGCAGACGGCGACCGAGAAGGCGCAGCAGCTGATCGGCAAGCTGGTCTTCGCGACGGCCTTCGTCGTGCTGCTGGTGCTGTTCGCGCTCGGCCGCCGCGAGGCGGCGATCGTCGGCATCGCCGTCACGCTGACGCTGGCGGCGACGCTGTTCGCGTCGTGGGCGTGGGGTTTCACGCTCAACCGCGTGTCGCTGTTCGCGCTGATCTTCTCGATCGGCATCCTCGTCGACGACGCGATCGTCGTCGTCGAGAACATCCACCGCTGGCAGGCGCTGCACCCGGACAAGAGCCTGCGCGAGATCATTCCGCCGGCCGTCGACGAGGTCGGCGGACCGACCATCCTCGCCACCTTCACGGTGATCGCCGCGCTGCTGCCGATGGCCTTCGTCACCGGGCTGATGGGGCCCTACATGAGCCCGATCCCGATCAATTCCTCGCTCGGCATGGCGATCTCGCTGGCGGTCGCCTTCGTCGTCACGCCGTGGCTGGCGGCGAAGCTGATGCGGCCGGCCGCCGCCGGCCACGCCGCGCCGTCGGCGCTCGACGCCCGGATCGCCGGCTTCTTCGCCGGGTTGCTGCCGCGCTTCCTCGACCCGCAGCGCGGGGCCGCGGCGCGGCGCAAGCTGTGGCTGGCGGTGGTCGCCGCGATCCTCGGCTCGCTGTCGCTCGCCGCGCTGCAGCTGGTCGTGCTGAAGATGCTGCCGTTCGACAACAAGAGCGAGTTCCAGGTCGTGCTCGACATGCCGGTCGGCACGCCGGTCGAGGAGACGGCGCGCGTGCTCGCCGAGATCGGCGCCGAGATCGGCAAGGTGCCGGAGGTGCGCGACTACCAGGCCTACGCCGGCACCGCCAGCCCGATCAACTTCAACGGGCTGGTCCGCCAGTATTACCTGCGCGCGGCCCCGGAGCTGGGCGACCTGCAGGTCAACCTGGTCGACAGGAAGCAGCGTTCGCGGCAGAGCCACGAGATCGCCGTCTCGGTGCGCGCCGCGGTCGAGGCGATCGGCCGCCGGCACGGCGGCAACGCGAAGGTCGTCGAGGTGCCGCCGGGGCCGCCGGTGCTGGCGCCGATCGTCGCCGAGATCTACGGCCCCGACGCCGCCGGGCGGACGGCGGTGGCGCGTACCGTGCGCGGGGTGTTCGAGCGCACGCCCGACCTCGTCGCGATCGACGACAGCATCGCCGAGGACGCCGGCCGCGTCGTGCTGCAGGTGCAGCAGGCGAAGGCGGCGCAGCTCGGCGTCGCGCAGGCCGACATCGTCGACACGGTCCGCCTCGGGCTCGCCGGAGGCGATGCGACGCCGCTGCGCAATACCGGCGCCAAGCACGAGCTGCCGGTGCGCGTCGGCCTGCCGGCCGAGCGCAAGGGCTCGCTCGACGCGCTGCTGGCGCTGCGCGTGCGCGCCGGCGACGGGCGCCTGGTGCCGGTGTCCGAACTGGTCGAGGCGCGCCGCCTCGCGCGCGAGGCGGTCGTCTATCACAAGGACCTGCTGCCGGTGGTCTATGTCGTCGGCGACATGGGCGGGCGCCTCGATTCGCCGCTCTACGGCATGTTCGCCGCGCGCGGCGAGCTGGCCGGCAAGCCGCTGGCGCAGGGCGGCGTCCTCAACGACTGGTTCGTCCGTCCGCCCGACGACCCCTACGCCGGCTACCAGCTGAAGTGGGACGGCGAGTGGAAGGTGACCTACGAAACCTTCCGCGACATGGGCGCCGCCTACGCGGTCGGGCTGATCCTGATCTACCTGCTGGTGGTCGCGCACTTCCGCAGCTACCGCGTGCCGCTGGTGATCATGGCGCCGATCCCGCTGACCATCATCGGCGTCATGCCCGGACACGCGCTGCTCGGCGCGCAATTCACCGCGACCTCGATGATCGGCATGATCGCGCTCGCCGGCATCATCGTCCGCAATTCGATCCTGCTCGTCGATTTCGTCCGCGAACAGGCCGCCGCCGGCCAGCCGTTCCGCGAGGCGATCGTGCAGTCGGCGGCGGTGCGGGCCAAGCCGATCGCGCTGACCGCGCTGGCGGCGATGCTCGGCGCGCTGTTCATCCTCGACGACCCGATCTTCAACGGGCTGGCGATCAGCCTGATCTTCGGCATCCTGGTGTCCACGCTGCTCACGCTGGTGGTGATCCCGGTCCTCTACTACGCAGCCTTCCGCAAGGAGTACGCATCATGACCACCAACTTCACGATCGAACGCGCGATCCGCATCATGGCCGGCAGCTTCATCCTCGTCTCGCTCGCGCTCGGCGTCGAGGCGAGCCCGCTGTTCGTCTCGAAGCACTTCCTGTGGTTCACCGCCTTCGTCGGCGCCAACCTGCTGCAGAGCGGATTCACCCGCTTCTGCCCGGCCGAGCTGATGTTCGAAAAGCTCGGCCTGCCGCGCGCGGACGCAGGCTGCGCGCGCCGCTGAGGCATCCGCCGCCCTCGCTGCCTGCCCGGCGGCGGCGATTCCGGCCGCGCGCGCCGATGGCGCCGTCATCGTGGATCGGGACGGCCGGTGCGGCAATGTCCGGCGGCGAAAAGCGGTCCGCCGCGCCCGTTGCCGCGGCCGCCTCCGTTGTGATATGCACACCCCGCCGGCCTTGCCGGGCGGCGCCGCGCCGGCAGCCCTTGCAGCGCCGTCTGTTTTGTGCAATGCATTGATTTTAAAGCGTTAATGCGCGATGCCCGTTTTCTGGGCAAAGCAGGAAAAAGCCTTTTGCCAAGCCGGTTTACGCCTTCCGGCGGCAATCCGTTCACAGACTTATCCACAGAATTTGTGGATAACGCCATCGCGCCGGCGATGCCGCGGGCATCGGCCCGGGCGTACCCCGACGGCACGCCCTCGCCGGGCGTGAAGCGCTCCGTTCAGGCGGCGCGGGCGGCGAAGCGGCGGCGGTATTCGCCCGGCGAACAG from Azospira restricta includes these protein-coding regions:
- a CDS encoding efflux RND transporter periplasmic adaptor subunit, translating into MKRHLLLLLALLPSLLPAPAAADEPLATAVVRPRSVAAGLAAEGVVEALSQATVAAQVAGRIVDMRADAGQQVRKGEVLLRIDAREAAEAAAAARSQLAVAQAQFERSRQLRQQNFISQAGFDKARADYDAARAAAAQAGVGLGHATVTAPIAGVVARRHAEAGEMAALGRPLLTLYDPSGLRVVASIPQQRLREARAATRARIEFPELGRVVEAASVQLLPAADAATHVTPVRLNLPPNIDGLIPGMAARVTFVTGEAEKLLVPVAALVRRGEVTAVYVAGEKGPVLRQVRLGEPAAPGEVEVLAGLAAGERIVLDPARAAIALRAGR
- a CDS encoding efflux RND transporter permease subunit — its product is MKPALGLSGRIAAAFQGSPMTPLLALVAFLLGLFAVLVTPREEEPQIDVTMADVFIPFPGASVQDVESLVATPAEQVLSRIAGIEHVYSVSRPGMAIVTVQYEVGVKFQEAVVRLYDTIHSHRDWVSPNLGVGEPVIKPKGIDDVPIVALTFWSADPATGAHQLQQVARAAEIELKRIPGTRDVATIGGPERALRVLLDAERMNAFGVTPQDLQAALRLGNTRQPSGALVAGGSEWLVETGAWLENAADVRQLVVAVRGSGAERKPVYVADVARVDLGPETPTRYVWHGSKAGEQPAVTLQISKKPGVNAADVAAAALRRIDSLKGTLIPDGVEVTVTRNYGQTATEKAQQLIGKLVFATAFVVLLVLFALGRREAAIVGIAVTLTLAATLFASWAWGFTLNRVSLFALIFSIGILVDDAIVVVENIHRWQALHPDKSLREIIPPAVDEVGGPTILATFTVIAALLPMAFVTGLMGPYMSPIPINSSLGMAISLAVAFVVTPWLAAKLMRPAAAGHAAPSALDARIAGFFAGLLPRFLDPQRGAAARRKLWLAVVAAILGSLSLAALQLVVLKMLPFDNKSEFQVVLDMPVGTPVEETARVLAEIGAEIGKVPEVRDYQAYAGTASPINFNGLVRQYYLRAAPELGDLQVNLVDRKQRSRQSHEIAVSVRAAVEAIGRRHGGNAKVVEVPPGPPVLAPIVAEIYGPDAAGRTAVARTVRGVFERTPDLVAIDDSIAEDAGRVVLQVQQAKAAQLGVAQADIVDTVRLGLAGGDATPLRNTGAKHELPVRVGLPAERKGSLDALLALRVRAGDGRLVPVSELVEARRLAREAVVYHKDLLPVVYVVGDMGGRLDSPLYGMFAARGELAGKPLAQGGVLNDWFVRPPDDPYAGYQLKWDGEWKVTYETFRDMGAAYAVGLILIYLLVVAHFRSYRVPLVIMAPIPLTIIGVMPGHALLGAQFTATSMIGMIALAGIIVRNSILLVDFVREQAAAGQPFREAIVQSAAVRAKPIALTALAAMLGALFILDDPIFNGLAISLIFGILVSTLLTLVVIPVLYYAAFRKEYAS
- a CDS encoding YgaP family membrane protein; this encodes MTTNFTIERAIRIMAGSFILVSLALGVEASPLFVSKHFLWFTAFVGANLLQSGFTRFCPAELMFEKLGLPRADAGCARR